One Weissella coleopterorum DNA segment encodes these proteins:
- a CDS encoding DsrE family protein codes for MLNTIIHIDENFKWSTVNSNLYHLLEWMKDYEEVGSVELLINGEAVEMVKDVSPINLQKLVTLGVDVMVCENSLQQRNISLSELQDSVKIVPSGVVELTLQQRAGYSYIKP; via the coding sequence ATGCTAAATACAATTATTCATATTGATGAAAACTTTAAATGGTCTACTGTCAATTCAAATCTTTACCACTTACTAGAATGGATGAAAGATTATGAAGAGGTAGGAAGCGTTGAATTATTAATTAATGGTGAAGCGGTTGAGATGGTAAAAGATGTTTCACCAATCAATTTACAAAAGCTTGTTACATTGGGAGTTGATGTGATGGTTTGTGAAAACTCACTGCAGCAAAGAAACATTTCATTAAGTGAGCTTCAAGATTCTGTAAAGATAGTACCATCGGGCGTTGTAGAACTTACTTTGCAGCAGCGAGCTGGATATAGTTATATAAAACCGTAA
- a CDS encoding GyrI-like domain-containing protein — protein sequence MKYDLKKENIFKATRKPAALLRPSVKVLSLIGQGDPNQPGFAVDVKALYAAAYAVKMKYKQSKHGNEYDDYVVPPLQGYWSISKQAQQKSQWSKSDLIYRLELQVPDFVSDTFINDQLDDVKENKSDIPRLNDVKLHVVDSVPVVHVMHVGSYDDEHTSFQIIQDYLDLNDLIRTSKNHREIYLSDARRTAPDKLKTILEVAVQKKV from the coding sequence ATGAAGTACGATTTAAAGAAGGAAAATATTTTCAAGGCAACGCGTAAACCGGCGGCTTTATTACGGCCAAGTGTGAAAGTATTAAGCTTGATAGGTCAAGGCGACCCAAACCAACCAGGATTTGCTGTTGATGTAAAGGCCTTGTATGCTGCCGCTTACGCCGTAAAAATGAAATATAAACAGAGTAAACATGGTAATGAGTATGATGATTATGTTGTCCCCCCACTACAAGGTTATTGGAGTATTTCAAAACAGGCACAGCAAAAAAGTCAATGGAGTAAAAGTGATTTAATCTATCGACTAGAACTTCAAGTTCCTGATTTTGTTTCAGATACTTTCATCAATGATCAATTAGATGATGTAAAAGAAAATAAAAGTGATATTCCCCGCTTAAATGATGTGAAATTGCATGTAGTGGATTCGGTACCAGTGGTACATGTTATGCATGTGGGTTCATATGATGATGAGCACACATCATTTCAAATAATACAAGATTATTTAGATCTAAATGATTTGATTAGAACTAGTAAGAATCATCGAGAAATTTATTTAAGTGATGCTCGAAGGACAGCACCAGATAAATTAAAAACCATTCTAGAAGTAGCTGTTCAAAAGAAAGTATAA
- a CDS encoding cysteine hydrolase family protein, with protein sequence MPKKMLVLIDFQNDFINGSLGTPEAQSIIPAVLQKLSEYSENERVATMDTHDQNYLLTQEGLKLPIIHTQFETKGWEIYSDAQVGFKHIIYKNTFGSVELAQLLIDERVDEVELIGLDSDICVISNAALIRSMAPEVKIIVSAQATAGTTPENHINALEVLKTLQIEVTD encoded by the coding sequence ATGCCTAAAAAAATGCTAGTTTTAATTGATTTTCAAAATGATTTCATTAACGGTTCTCTGGGGACTCCAGAAGCACAAAGTATTATTCCCGCGGTTTTACAAAAATTGAGTGAATATTCTGAAAATGAACGCGTAGCCACCATGGATACGCATGATCAAAATTACTTATTAACGCAGGAAGGGCTGAAACTTCCAATCATACATACGCAATTTGAAACGAAGGGATGGGAAATATATTCTGATGCTCAAGTGGGGTTTAAACACATTATTTATAAAAACACTTTCGGTTCGGTGGAATTGGCTCAATTATTAATAGATGAACGGGTAGATGAAGTTGAATTAATTGGGTTAGATTCTGATATTTGTGTTATTTCAAATGCAGCATTAATTAGAAGCATGGCACCTGAAGTTAAAATTATAGTCAGTGCGCAAGCAACTGCAGGAACGACCCCGGAAAATCACATAAATGCTCTGGAAGTGTTGAAAACTTTGCAAATAGAAGTCACCGATTAA
- a CDS encoding WxL domain-containing protein, which produces MFNLYANRMRALLGTTALVAGLFIAPVFVNAAPLGSASGSTTLSLTSDPTAITLDSVPSFDWGSLTTKEAVSEHGTPGAPALQVTDSRGTDTGYQVTAKASDMKAGAVNLPIVSMTLDTVVNDASLTRATNADIKSGEALVLSGNANTNGTKQTQSTNGKIKIMNNAKVGTYTGTIVYIIQDGALR; this is translated from the coding sequence ATGTTTAATTTATATGCAAACCGTATGCGCGCATTATTGGGTACTACCGCTTTAGTTGCAGGCTTATTCATAGCTCCAGTTTTTGTTAATGCTGCACCTCTAGGTTCAGCGAGTGGGTCAACTACGTTAAGCTTAACTAGTGATCCAACTGCAATTACCTTGGATAGCGTTCCTAGTTTCGATTGGGGAAGCCTAACAACCAAGGAGGCTGTTTCTGAGCATGGAACACCGGGAGCGCCTGCGCTTCAAGTTACAGATAGTCGCGGAACTGACACCGGGTATCAAGTTACAGCTAAGGCATCAGACATGAAAGCAGGGGCAGTCAACTTACCGATTGTTTCGATGACTTTAGATACTGTCGTTAACGATGCCTCCTTAACTAGAGCAACTAATGCGGATATTAAATCAGGTGAGGCATTAGTCTTGTCTGGAAATGCTAACACTAACGGAACTAAGCAAACGCAAAGTACCAATGGAAAAATTAAAATTATGAATAATGCTAAAGTTGGAACATATACTGGAACTATTGTATATATCATTCAGGATGGAGCATTAAGATAA
- a CDS encoding WxL protein peptidoglycan domain-containing protein: MTFLVIGGAGEISVHANDDNPQAEFTIDGQSNEFQTNKASNYDLKMQPGDETTLNLTIQTLSDEKAAYRIAVNPVQTSDNVIIEYGKRGNSKGVGADPNIQIRQITELSDTKVSVPGHQNKAFSVKIKMPQKNITV, from the coding sequence GTGACATTTTTAGTAATCGGTGGCGCTGGTGAAATTTCAGTCCATGCGAACGACGATAATCCACAGGCTGAATTTACCATAGATGGTCAATCAAATGAATTTCAAACCAATAAAGCTTCAAATTATGATTTAAAGATGCAGCCGGGTGATGAAACGACTTTAAATTTGACAATTCAAACTCTTTCAGATGAAAAGGCAGCATATCGAATCGCGGTTAATCCGGTTCAAACTTCTGATAATGTTATTATTGAATACGGGAAACGTGGTAACTCAAAGGGTGTGGGTGCTGATCCAAACATTCAAATTCGCCAAATTACTGAACTCAGTGATACTAAAGTTAGCGTCCCAGGGCATCAAAATAAAGCTTTTTCAGTCAAAATTAAAATGCCTCAAAAAAATATAACGGTATAG
- a CDS encoding WxL protein host-binding domain-containing protein — MQQNDQVVKPDLVVKSIKAGQYQYLPGIIVKMSNPTNINITELEIDTKIVNDKTDKVLSKKKIDQGSVAPNSQFNYVIRHDGKIPAGKYPFKEIAKDKYGNRWYWYQDFEVKEAIKKQNDFNIKAYNPWLIILLGIIILILIMALIWLYILLKRKKEQEDAK; from the coding sequence ATTCAACAAAATGATCAGGTTGTTAAGCCCGACTTAGTGGTTAAATCAATCAAAGCCGGTCAATATCAATACTTGCCTGGTATCATTGTGAAAATGAGTAATCCAACAAACATTAATATAACGGAGTTAGAAATTGACACAAAGATTGTGAATGATAAAACAGACAAGGTGTTAAGTAAGAAAAAAATCGATCAAGGTTCGGTTGCTCCAAATTCTCAATTTAATTATGTAATTCGTCATGATGGTAAAATTCCGGCAGGTAAGTATCCTTTTAAAGAAATAGCAAAGGATAAATATGGAAACCGGTGGTATTGGTATCAGGATTTTGAAGTTAAGGAAGCAATAAAAAAACAAAATGATTTTAATATTAAAGCCTATAATCCTTGGCTTATAATTCTACTTGGGATAATTATTCTAATACTAATTATGGCGCTTATATGGCTATATATTTTGCTAAAGCGAAAGAAGGAGCAGGAAGATGCGAAATAA
- a CDS encoding glycoside-pentoside-hexuronide (GPH):cation symporter produces MSDKMKQRFAYAFGAFGHDAYYVTLSTYFMIFVTSTLFTGADKATEAKYIGLVTSLVVGIRLVEIIFDPIIGSIIDNTKTKYGKFKPWLVIGGLVSAVALVIIYTNFFGLAVSQPSLYLGLFAVVFIILDSFYSFKDIAFWSMIPALSNDTAERGTLATFARFGSSLGANGTTALVVPIVAFFTSMFGGKGNESAAGWFWFAIVIAVISGGSAIITAKFSKENNTILRRQEQNEKYSIIDVFKAIFMNDQLMWLAISYMFYAIANVATTGVLMFYFKFVIGQISEFALVGVVSMITGIIAVPLFPVLTRLITRRYVFIIGIIMMLLGYASFIIAGNNIGIVTLGLILFYFPQQLIFLSVLMTITDSVEYGQWKNGVRKEAVTLSLRPLLDKLAGAFSNAIVGFVAIAAGMTGSATAKDITASGIHTYHLYAFVIPGILMLVSMIIFVWKIKLTEKRHAEIVIELENRYRQQENK; encoded by the coding sequence ATGTCTGATAAAATGAAACAGCGTTTTGCCTATGCCTTTGGTGCATTTGGACATGATGCATATTATGTAACACTATCAACTTATTTTATGATTTTTGTAACTAGTACCCTATTTACCGGTGCAGACAAGGCGACTGAAGCTAAATATATTGGTTTAGTAACTTCGTTAGTAGTTGGAATTCGTCTGGTAGAAATTATTTTTGACCCTATTATTGGAAGTATAATTGATAATACAAAGACAAAATACGGTAAATTTAAACCGTGGTTAGTGATTGGTGGATTGGTTTCCGCAGTTGCATTGGTAATTATTTATACTAATTTTTTCGGATTGGCGGTTAGTCAACCTTCGCTATATTTAGGTCTATTTGCGGTCGTTTTCATAATTTTGGATAGTTTTTATTCATTCAAAGACATTGCCTTTTGGTCTATGATCCCGGCACTTTCAAATGACACTGCTGAACGAGGAACCTTGGCAACATTTGCGCGTTTTGGTTCTTCTCTAGGTGCGAACGGTACCACCGCATTAGTCGTACCTATCGTGGCTTTTTTTACCTCTATGTTTGGTGGCAAAGGTAATGAAAGCGCAGCTGGTTGGTTCTGGTTTGCAATTGTAATTGCAGTTATTTCCGGTGGTTCAGCAATCATTACAGCAAAGTTTTCAAAAGAAAACAATACAATTTTACGACGACAAGAGCAAAATGAAAAATACAGTATTATTGATGTCTTTAAGGCAATTTTCATGAATGATCAATTAATGTGGTTAGCTATTTCATATATGTTTTATGCTATTGCTAACGTTGCAACAACTGGTGTTTTGATGTTTTACTTTAAGTTTGTGATTGGTCAAATTTCTGAATTTGCTTTGGTAGGAGTCGTTTCAATGATTACTGGAATCATTGCTGTACCACTTTTCCCAGTCTTGACCCGTTTAATTACACGGCGCTATGTATTTATTATCGGAATTATCATGATGTTGTTAGGCTATGCATCATTTATTATTGCTGGTAATAATATTGGAATTGTAACGTTAGGTTTGATATTATTTTATTTCCCACAACAACTAATTTTTTTGTCAGTATTGATGACAATTACGGACTCGGTCGAATATGGACAATGGAAGAATGGAGTTCGAAAAGAAGCGGTAACACTTTCTTTACGACCATTACTCGATAAGTTAGCAGGGGCCTTTTCAAATGCGATTGTGGGGTTCGTAGCCATTGCAGCGGGAATGACTGGAAGTGCGACTGCTAAGGATATTACCGCTAGTGGGATTCATACTTACCATCTGTATGCTTTTGTGATTCCTGGCATTTTGATGTTGGTTTCCATGATTATCTTTGTATGGAAGATTAAATTAACAGAAAAGCGACATGCTGAAATTGTGATTGAATTAGAAAATCGTTATCGACAACAAGAAAATAAATAA
- a CDS encoding galactokinase: MKRIKDLNTTFAEKFGPKTTQQFFAPGRINLIGEHTDYNGGHVFPASITYGTYGVAAKRNDAKIFLYSMNFSTEGVIQVDMDHLEYNPNHGWANYVKGMIKKLQEQGYYFENGFDLLVQGNIPNGAGLSSSASLELLVGVMLADLYQLEVNRLDLVETGQKVENEYFGLHTGIMDQFAIGFGKADEAILLDVNTMKYEMVHVELGEYAIVIMNTNKRRELSDSKYNERRSECEEALHRLQNGGVEIDSLGQLSNSEFDKYQDLIGDEILIKRARHAVYENQRTIDAKRELSAGNLAAFGKLLDASHASLRDDYEVTGLELDTLVSSAQGQQGVLGARMTGAGFGGCAIALVKESAITNFENNVYDDYLKIVGYTPEFYVAHIGDGAIKLTY; this comes from the coding sequence ATGAAAAGAATTAAGGATTTAAATACAACTTTTGCCGAAAAATTTGGACCAAAAACGACCCAACAATTCTTTGCACCAGGGCGTATTAATCTTATTGGTGAACATACTGATTATAATGGAGGGCATGTTTTCCCCGCTTCGATTACTTATGGGACATATGGAGTTGCAGCGAAACGAAATGATGCAAAAATATTTTTATATTCTATGAACTTCTCTACTGAAGGGGTCATTCAAGTTGATATGGATCATTTAGAGTATAATCCTAATCATGGTTGGGCCAATTATGTTAAGGGAATGATCAAAAAATTACAGGAACAAGGTTATTATTTTGAGAATGGATTTGATCTTTTAGTGCAGGGAAACATTCCGAACGGAGCGGGATTATCTTCATCTGCTTCCTTAGAACTCTTGGTTGGAGTCATGTTAGCTGACTTATATCAATTAGAAGTCAATCGATTAGATTTAGTTGAAACGGGTCAAAAAGTTGAAAATGAATACTTTGGGTTACATACTGGAATTATGGACCAATTTGCGATTGGTTTTGGAAAAGCAGACGAAGCGATACTATTGGATGTTAATACAATGAAGTATGAGATGGTTCACGTTGAGCTTGGTGAATACGCAATTGTCATTATGAATACCAATAAGCGACGTGAATTAAGTGATTCTAAATATAATGAACGTCGATCTGAATGTGAAGAAGCTTTGCATCGCCTGCAAAACGGTGGTGTCGAAATTGATTCACTGGGACAGTTAAGTAACTCAGAATTCGATAAGTATCAAGATTTAATTGGTGATGAAATTTTAATTAAACGAGCTCGACATGCTGTTTATGAAAATCAAAGAACGATTGATGCCAAACGTGAATTATCAGCAGGTAATTTAGCAGCCTTTGGAAAGTTGCTAGATGCATCACATGCTTCATTACGTGATGACTACGAAGTAACCGGCTTAGAGTTAGATACATTAGTATCATCAGCACAAGGTCAACAAGGTGTTTTAGGTGCTCGGATGACGGGAGCTGGCTTTGGTGGATGTGCGATTGCCCTAGTTAAGGAATCAGCAATTACTAATTTTGAAAATAATGTTTATGATGATTATTTAAAAATTGTTGGATATACACCTGAATTTTATGTTGCGCATATTGGGGATGGGGCAATAAAATTGACATATTAA
- a CDS encoding AraC family transcriptional regulator yields the protein MEKSIFNVVNNHTFDASVYYLFSGISQTLPFHTFGPAKRRDYIIHFVLSGQGIFFTENEQFHLQAGDVFLIRPGESCFYQSDIKKPWTYAWISFNGNQAQQIIEHFSPFKNGHHVFNSINQNKYLNIIQKTLNLSDASPQSELKLNHLVHEFLIEITQEYPSQKDSKNKFKGSNLARKAREYMDEFFETGINVNDVAEALNINRSYLTRVFTNNFGLSPKAWLIGVRINKASEFLQMQDLSIDKISEIVGFNNVSVFSRSFNKMVGESPSQYRKNRQEKRTTNLNNQHIKDLLNAAKPVRQTT from the coding sequence ATGGAAAAATCAATTTTTAACGTTGTAAATAATCACACCTTTGATGCTAGTGTCTACTATCTTTTTAGTGGCATTAGTCAAACTTTACCATTTCATACTTTTGGCCCAGCTAAACGTCGAGATTATATTATTCATTTTGTCTTGAGCGGGCAAGGGATTTTTTTTACTGAGAATGAACAATTTCATTTACAAGCGGGGGACGTCTTTTTAATTAGACCTGGTGAATCGTGCTTTTATCAGTCTGATATTAAAAAACCTTGGACCTATGCTTGGATCTCTTTTAATGGTAACCAAGCTCAGCAAATCATTGAACATTTTTCACCATTTAAAAACGGTCACCATGTCTTCAACTCCATAAATCAAAATAAATATCTGAATATCATCCAAAAAACTTTAAATTTATCAGATGCTTCGCCCCAAAGTGAACTTAAATTAAATCATCTAGTCCATGAATTTTTAATTGAGATTACTCAAGAATATCCATCACAAAAAGATTCCAAAAATAAATTCAAGGGATCCAACCTAGCACGTAAAGCCCGTGAATATATGGATGAATTTTTTGAAACAGGAATTAATGTTAATGATGTAGCTGAAGCATTAAATATTAACCGTTCTTACTTAACTCGAGTTTTTACAAACAACTTTGGCCTATCGCCAAAAGCCTGGTTGATTGGTGTCCGAATTAATAAAGCGAGTGAATTTCTTCAAATGCAAGATTTATCCATTGATAAAATTTCAGAAATTGTGGGATTTAATAACGTTTCTGTTTTTAGTCGTTCTTTTAATAAAATGGTTGGTGAGAGTCCTAGTCAATATCGGAAAAATCGTCAAGAAAAACGTACTACGAATTTAAATAATCAACATATAAAAGATTTACTTAATGCAGCCAAGCCTGTTCGTCAGACAACATAA
- a CDS encoding glucosamine-6-phosphate deaminase — protein sequence MNIIRVKDQIEGGQVGAQVFQDALNNQAHVFGLATGSTPISIYDTIVKSDMDFSDKISINLDEYKGISGEHEQSYRYFMQKHLFDVKPFATSYVPNGLNPDGMSESGRYDKILEQYPRDLQILGLGQNGHIGFNEPGTSFQSTTHEVDLTESTIEANARFFSDKNDVPRQAYSMGIKSIMGAKQILMAAYGENKAAAVKAMIEGPVTEDVPASILQKHDNVIVILDAGSASQLTNDVN from the coding sequence ATGAATATTATTAGAGTAAAAGATCAAATTGAAGGTGGGCAAGTTGGTGCTCAAGTATTTCAAGATGCATTAAATAATCAGGCGCATGTTTTTGGGTTGGCAACTGGATCAACTCCGATTTCGATCTATGACACGATTGTTAAAAGTGATATGGATTTTTCAGATAAAATTTCAATTAATTTGGATGAATATAAGGGGATTTCGGGCGAGCATGAACAAAGTTACCGTTACTTTATGCAGAAACATTTGTTCGATGTTAAGCCATTTGCAACTAGCTATGTTCCCAATGGTTTAAATCCCGATGGAATGAGTGAGTCTGGGCGTTATGATAAGATTCTAGAACAATATCCCCGTGATTTACAAATTTTAGGTTTGGGGCAGAACGGTCATATTGGGTTTAATGAACCCGGTACCTCATTTCAGTCAACAACACATGAAGTGGATTTAACGGAATCAACGATTGAAGCGAACGCCCGCTTCTTTTCGGATAAGAATGATGTACCTCGTCAAGCTTATTCAATGGGAATTAAGTCAATTATGGGAGCTAAGCAAATCTTAATGGCAGCGTATGGCGAAAACAAAGCCGCTGCGGTTAAAGCGATGATTGAGGGGCCGGTGACAGAAGACGTGCCAGCTTCAATTTTACAAAAGCATGATAATGTCATTGTGATTTTGGATGCAGGGTCTGCTAGTCAATTAACAAATGATGTAAATTAA
- a CDS encoding Cof-type HAD-IIB family hydrolase translates to MRYKMLISDLDETLLNDNGTINEKNIKAIKEAVQMGFKFVPNTGRSFNSVQGILTELGLKNKADQYVISYNGGAIIENLNNEVLIARAMDLNLANLIFKAGLQSDELTDVHVYTLDKLFIFNISEADRLYMNERGVPFELLETPDLTFLVDEKPLMKIIFENSNRNIREKIMTDVLREVGVDQVEATYSSGRYVEFNPAGVDKGSAGNVLGAKLGIKPEEIISAGDNSNDIAMIKSAGVGVAVQNAIAPVKDVAQVVTDRTNNEGAIAEILEKFVLGDD, encoded by the coding sequence ATGCGATATAAAATGTTAATTTCTGATCTGGACGAAACGTTACTAAATGATAATGGGACGATAAATGAAAAAAATATTAAAGCTATTAAAGAAGCAGTTCAAATGGGCTTTAAATTTGTCCCCAATACCGGTCGGTCTTTTAATTCAGTTCAAGGAATCTTGACAGAGTTAGGCTTAAAAAACAAGGCTGATCAATATGTTATTTCATATAATGGCGGGGCAATCATTGAAAACTTGAATAATGAGGTTTTAATTGCACGCGCCATGGATTTGAATTTAGCTAATTTAATTTTTAAAGCGGGACTTCAGAGTGATGAATTGACGGATGTGCATGTCTATACACTTGATAAGTTATTTATTTTTAATATTTCCGAAGCGGATCGGTTATATATGAATGAACGTGGTGTTCCTTTTGAATTATTAGAAACACCTGACTTAACATTTCTAGTGGACGAGAAACCACTGATGAAGATTATTTTTGAGAATTCTAATCGAAATATTCGTGAAAAAATTATGACCGACGTATTACGTGAGGTAGGTGTTGATCAAGTAGAGGCAACATATTCATCTGGACGCTATGTTGAATTCAATCCAGCTGGCGTAGATAAGGGCTCAGCGGGAAATGTTTTGGGTGCAAAATTAGGAATCAAACCTGAAGAAATTATCTCAGCAGGTGATAATTCGAATGATATTGCAATGATTAAATCAGCAGGAGTGGGTGTAGCAGTACAAAATGCAATCGCTCCCGTTAAAGATGTAGCTCAAGTTGTGACTGACCGAACTAATAATGAGGGAGCAATCGCAGAAATTTTAGAAAAATTTGTTTTGGGGGATGACTAA
- a CDS encoding CPBP family intramembrane glutamic endopeptidase, which yields MKKFIQLVAPDNKMEPFKRKETGWIFKGYGLIILAGMLVTVIKMITVGHNVEPANQLALVQMTKLGIAYKIYLICLSVILAPLLEEAIFRGVLMNYFFKNLSWWINVLLSGIAFGLFHVIAQPFQLMALIQYSLTGVVLAIVYKKTQRLQYSMAAHCLNNSIAILILLT from the coding sequence ATGAAAAAATTCATTCAATTAGTGGCACCGGATAATAAAATGGAACCATTTAAACGAAAAGAAACGGGTTGGATTTTTAAGGGCTATGGATTAATTATTTTAGCGGGGATGTTAGTCACTGTTATTAAAATGATCACGGTCGGTCATAATGTTGAGCCGGCTAACCAGTTAGCATTGGTTCAAATGACTAAATTAGGAATAGCATATAAAATATATTTAATTTGCTTATCAGTAATCTTAGCTCCTCTATTGGAAGAAGCAATTTTTAGGGGGGTATTGATGAATTATTTCTTTAAGAACTTATCTTGGTGGATAAATGTTCTACTTTCGGGAATCGCATTTGGATTATTCCACGTTATTGCACAACCATTTCAATTGATGGCGTTAATTCAATATTCATTAACTGGGGTTGTTCTAGCCATTGTGTATAAAAAAACGCAAAGACTACAGTATTCAATGGCTGCTCATTGTCTTAATAACTCGATAGCAATATTAATTTTATTAACTTGA
- a CDS encoding CsbD family protein codes for MALDDKLDGMKDQATGKVKEVSGKVSGDTKTEVEGKAEGLVGKAKGAFGDAKDAAADMVDDVKEKFNK; via the coding sequence ATGGCTTTAGACGACAAATTAGACGGAATGAAGGATCAGGCAACAGGTAAGGTTAAAGAGGTATCTGGTAAAGTATCCGGTGATACTAAGACTGAAGTTGAAGGTAAGGCAGAAGGTTTAGTGGGAAAAGCTAAAGGTGCTTTCGGAGATGCCAAAGATGCAGCTGCGGATATGGTAGATGATGTAAAAGAAAAATTTAATAAGTGA
- a CDS encoding GlsB/YeaQ/YmgE family stress response membrane protein produces MSLLWTLIIGAIIGTIGGAITKTSMGWIANIIAGLVGSWLGETLLGSWGPHLAGMALVPSIIGAVIVVVIVSWFFGRNKN; encoded by the coding sequence ATGAGTTTACTTTGGACTTTAATAATTGGTGCAATTATTGGTACAATTGGTGGTGCTATCACTAAAACTTCAATGGGCTGGATAGCTAATATCATTGCTGGATTAGTCGGTTCTTGGCTTGGTGAGACATTATTAGGGTCATGGGGACCGCATTTGGCTGGAATGGCATTAGTACCATCGATTATTGGGGCAGTTATCGTGGTAGTAATAGTATCATGGTTCTTTGGACGGAATAAAAACTAA
- a CDS encoding IS3 family transposase (programmed frameshift), which translates to MVKLYLEGHRSMASLSREYGVTTWSISKWVKSIEPIKLSNGKQTNLTEIKDLIKENKRLKEENEILKFSGGITRKEIKLKNGLVLIEKLCQRGYRLTMILNKLRIPRQTYYNWINHHPSRREQDDQRIGKIMLNIWRDNYKVYGRPCLQMALRSFVIRIGTSRIIRLMHQFNIRSLMCRRFKKTGTHVDYDQRPNLIKNCDKKVSIWRTYITYIEEYPGHWVYLSSIYSESNHKIIAYKVANQMTSNLVTDTLKMALSHHKRPQFIHSDMGSQYTSNQFEQLLKKVKIQHSYSLKGHPYDNGPIEAFHSIFKREFVYLTKGSYVNNSDIKIRINFEKRFNYLTYW; encoded by the exons ATAGTAAAATTATATTTAGAAGGCCATCGATCGATGGCCTCTTTATCTCGTGAATATGGTGTAACGACTTGGTCTATTTCGAAATGGGTTAAATCAATTGAACCCATCAAGTTATCAAACGGGAAACAAACTAATCTGACTGAAATTAAAGACCTAATTAAAGAAAATAAAAGATTAAAAGAGGAAAATGAAATTTTAAAAT TTAGCGGCGGGATTACTCGAAAAGAGATAAAACTTAAAAATGGGTTAGTGCTTATAGAAAAGTTATGTCAACGAGGATACCGCTTAACAATGATTTTAAATAAATTAAGAATTCCACGACAAACTTATTATAATTGGATAAATCATCATCCTTCACGACGTGAACAAGATGATCAACGTATTGGTAAAATAATGCTAAATATATGGCGTGATAATTATAAAGTCTATGGACGTCCATGTTTACAAATGGCCTTACGGTCATTTGTGATTAGAATTGGTACGTCTCGTATAATTCGTTTAATGCATCAATTTAATATTCGTTCTCTTATGTGTCGCCGATTTAAAAAAACTGGAACGCATGTTGATTATGATCAGCGACCAAATTTAATAAAAAATTGTGATAAAAAAGTTTCAATCTGGAGAACTTATATTACTTATATAGAGGAATATCCAGGTCATTGGGTTTATTTAAGTAGTATTTATAGTGAAAGTAACCACAAAATTATTGCCTATAAAGTAGCAAATCAGATGACTAGTAATTTAGTAACAGATACATTGAAAATGGCATTATCACATCATAAAAGGCCGCAATTTATTCATTCTGATATGGGAAGTCAATATACCAGTAACCAATTTGAACAATTACTCAAAAAAGTTAAAATACAACACTCGTATTCTCTCAAAGGTCATCCTTATGACAATGGACCAATTGAGGCCTTTCATTCAATTTTCAAACGTGAGTTTGTTTACCTAACTAAAGGCTCCTATGTCAATAATTCGGACATAAAAATACGAATAAATTTTGAAAAACGTTTTAATTATTTAACGTACTGGTAA